The window CGAGAAAGCGGCGCTGTTTGCCTTGCTCGACCCCGAAGCCGAAGAAATGCGTGCTGGCCGTAGCGGCGTGTTCCTCACCGAACACTACGCTATGTTCCCGGCGGCAGCGGTCAGCGGCTGGTACTTCGCCCACCCGCAAGCGCAGTACTTCGCGGTGGGCAAGATCGACAAGGATCAGGTGCAGAGCTATACCTCGCGCAAGGGTCAGGAACTGAGTGTGACCGAGCGCTGGCTGGCACCGAATCTGGGTTACGACAACTGAGACCCGGCCCGGGCATGAGCGCAAATCGCGCTCATGCCCGGGCAACCGCGCAATCATTGGCGATGTGACGGGCCTGGCTGGGGTGACGGCGGCGTGGGTGGCACCGCGTCCCCTATCGAGGCCAGCGCCTGCATTTCTGCACGCGACAGCTCCATCAGATTAGCGGTGCGGGCACTGGCCAACTCAACCTCCAGCTCATGCAGCGCCTTCGTGTATTGCTCCAGAGCGGGCCCCTCGGTTCTGTCGGGATGCGCATCCTCGACCTCATCCTGGCGTTTAGAGGCGTTACGCTCAACCGCATCGAATGCGTCCGGATGGCGCTCGCGCAGATACCGCTCCCAGTAATCACGCGAAATCAGATCCTCGATAAACACATCGGAGGCCTCGTCGGCGAGCACCGAGGCACGTGCGCGGGCCAGTTGCTGCCCACGAATCGGTCTGCCGAACATCATGTGCTCGGGTTGCCCCGGCAGCTCCAGCCCATCGGGCCAGCCCGAGGTCATGCCGATTCGATATTCCAGACGCACTTCTGCCCTGTCCTGTCCGCGCCCGGCGCGCTCTGCCAGACGGTCGACGCGGCCCAGACGAAAGAGCCGGCGCGACAGATCCAGCAAGGCGCGTCCGCGCTGCTCCGGGCGCTGGCGCGGAATATCGCGCAATGCGTTGTACTCATAGACCCGGCTTTCCAGTTCGCTGAAGGACAGGATGCGCCCGTCGGAACAGGCGCCGTGGGTCTCGGCATTGATGAACAACAGTTGCCGCAGTTCGGTGTTTTCCGTGGCGGCTTGTATGACACGCCATACGCGATGCGTCAGGTCGGCGCGCGACAGGCGGAAATCACTGGTATCGCGCAGCGTCGACAGCAAGTGAAAAAACGCCTGGCGGTCATCTTCCTGGGCGAGCTGCACCCACAGGCTGGTTCGGCCGGATCGCACTTCAGCGCGGGTATCGACGAGCCACGGCTGCAAGGCTGAGTCAGACACCTCGAATGACGGATTGAGCAGGGTTTCGATGGGTTGCACATTGGCATGGGTATCGTCGCCATCACTGTCGCTGTCGCCCGGAGAATCGATGTCGGAATCGAAATCGCTGTCCGAGTCGCTGATAATCGCGCTGATGCGCAAATCGAGTTCCTGACGCGAAATACCCATCACCGCAACGTCGCCGTGTGCAGCGCTGTAATTGCGCATTTGCTCAAGGCTCATCAGCGACAACTGATAAGTGTCGGCGAGCTGCGTGCCGCCAACCAGTGGCTCATGGGTGCCGTCCAACAGTCGATCCGGAATGACCCTGAAATCGTTGCCGCTCAGGTTCAGGGTCCGCAGGTTCGGCGCCTCCAGCGTCCCTTCCGGCCACCGCACCAGACCGTTGTAGGCCAGATTCAGCGTCTCCAGACGATTGAAGGTGCGGGCATCGAATTGATTGAGGTGGTTATGACCCACGTCCAGCCAGCGCAATTGATCACGACCGGGCAGCCGGTACAACGATTGCGCATCAGCGAACTGGTTGCCGTTGAGCTCCAGGCGTTGCAGCCGGCTCATGCTGAGCACCGCTTGCGGCAGCGCACTCAGTTCGTTGCCGTTGAGCACCAAAGTGCTCAACTGCGGGAAAGCCTGCAAAAAGCCATTGGACCCCTGCGCGGTGATTCGCGACCCCGTCAGATTCAGCGTCCGCACGTGGTCGAATTCGGCTGTCAGCGAAGGCAGGTCGCCGGTGCGCGGCCCCATCAGGCTGAGCTCCTGGCCGGCGTCGGGGGTCAGGGCTGTCACCCCGTCCTGCCAGCATTCGCGAATGCTCAGGGCGGCGAATCCGCGCCCATCGGCGCTGACCACCGCATGGGGCGAACGGGTCTCGCGGGTAAAGATCCAGCCATTGAGCTGGCGCGTCAGTGACTCGTTGGTCTGCTGCCATTCGCCGAGACGGTTGCTGATCTGGTCGTCGCTCATCCCCGCGCTGCGCAGTCGCGAAATGCATTGCTCGGCTTCCGCGGGCGAGATCACTGGATTCAGATTCTGCAGACGTTCAGCGAATCCTGAGGCCTGCGTGCCGGTATTTGCCCTGCGGGGCAGCGGCAACAGGTACTCGACGATGGACCTGGCCGTCTCGCCGGGAGGAAAATCTGCCGGTACGGGTTCCAGCGCAAATCGCTGCAGCGCCCCTACCGGCAACCCCCTGACGTTCTCCACGCGTTGCTGCGCTGCGTTCAACGCGGCTTGGCCTTCGGGACTGAAGGCATTCCCGGTCAGGCTGGTTTTGAGCAGCGCCTCATCGTCGGCCAGAACCGCTGGCGGCAACGACTCGATGGCATTGTCGCGCAGGTCGGCCCAATCAAGCTGCGGCAAATGCTCGGCACCTGCGGGCCATGCCTCGAGTTCAGTGGCGCGCAGGTTCAGCGCCTTGAGCTTCGTCAGCGCGCTGACGTCCAGGGCAGTCAGCGGATTCTGGCTGGCATTCAGGTATTCAAGGCTGGACATGCGGCTGAACTGGCTCTGCACGTGCGGCGTGACGACTACGCTGTTGTAGGAGATATCGAGACGGCTAAGTTGCGGCAGATCGCCCGGTCCGATGGGCAGTTCACTCAAGCCATTGCCGCTGATTTCCAGGGTTTGCGTGCCGCCGAAAGCCCGAATGAAACCGCGCACCTGCTCGACCGGCGCATCCAGCCAGCCCAGCCGCAAGGTGGTCACATCGGCGAAAATCCCGGCCGGCAATGGCGGCAGTTCGCTGATCTTTTCATAGCCCAGCAATTGCGACATTTGCGCGCCCGATGCGGGCAATTCGAACAGGGTCACTTTTTCATTCAAGCCATAGCGGGCTCGCACCACGGCGCGCCAGTTGATCTCCAGTGCGCGCAGAACGCTGGCATTGGGTTCCTCGGTCCAGCGCAACGCTCGCCGGGCGGTGCGTAGTTCTGCCGACGTGCCGGGCTCATAGAACTGGCGAAAGATCCCGGCGTGTTCGGCGCGTAACGCTTCTACGGCGGCGAGCCTCGTCGCGGGCGTATCCCAGAGGGTGAGGATCCGCTCAGGCAAGGGGTTGATGACACCGGGCTCACCGGTCAGAAACGCCAGTTCCCCGTAGCAGAAACCGCGAACCATCAGAGGCAGGTCAACCAGATGCCCCAACGGCCCGGCGTAATTCCTGACGTATTCGTACGCGGGTTTGAAAGCTTCATGGGTGAACTTCGACCAATCCAGCGACAGCCCCGCCCAGAGTTTTTCATGTCCGCTGTACAGCGCCTGCGGAATGACATTGATCGAGGTGTTGGCCAGATCCAGGCGCTCCAGTTGCGGGAGGTGCTGCGCAAAGGCAGGCCATTGCGTCATGGCCGGCGCATCGATCGTGAGGCTCTTCAACTGCGTGAGCGGCGCCAGATCGAGGTTGTGCATGGCGGCAGGATCGACTCCCTCGCACTCAATGTGCAGCGTTTCAAGTGACGTCAGTCCCTGTAATCGTGTGGGAAAATCGGCGGCCAGCTTGAACGCATGGGATCTGAATCGCAGGTTCTTCAGCGAGCGCATCGCACTGAGCGAATGCGGTACGGTCGTCAGCGGCTGCGCACCGGCCGTGTAGGTGTCGAGAAAGTTGCCGCGTTCGCCCAGCGAGAGTTTTTCCACGTCGGGAAAGCGCGCCAGAAAATCATCGGCATTGGCATCCGTCAGCCCGCGCCCGCCCACGGACAACTCGCGGATGTGGCTGAAATCGGTGGTCAACCCCGGCAACGGCTCGAGACTGCTGATCACCAAGCGATCCGCACCGGGTAGCTCTGCGGCCAACGGCGCCTGGCGCCAACAGGCCTTGAGCGCTTGTGCGGTCAGGGTTTTGCGCTCATACGTTGCCTGTGCGTCGGAGCGTGCCGGCGCATCGCGCAACGGCTGCTCCGGCGCGGGCCCCAGCCATCGGTCAAGCGCGGCATTCAGCCCGTCCCAATCGCGCTGCCGGTGCTGCAACAGGTTGAAAATATCCTTGTCGGTTTTCCCCGCCTGCAACTGCCGGAGGACGAAGCCGTTGGCCTGCTGATCGGTCAACTGCGGATACACATCGCGCACGCGCACGGTCAGGTGCGGGTTCAAGCCAGGGCCGCGACCACTGGCGTAGTAGCCCAACAGTCGTTCGTTGATCCGTGTTGGCGGTTTGAACCAGGCGGCCTGCGGTTCCAGCAGAGTCACGGCCTCAGTGCGATGCTGAACGGCATGCTCGATGATCCTGCGGCGTAACTCGGCACTCTGGCTGACCTCAGGCACCGCAAGGCTGCGACGGGCGTCATCGGGCAAGGCGTGCATGATCGAGACATAGAAATTGTCGCCGGCGTCTGGCTGGCTGTTGAGCGCTTCGCCACGCTCATCGAAGGCCTGAAAGCGTTGGCCTTTTTTGACCAGGTATTTTTTGTCGTGGGCGCTCTCGCTGCCGACGCTGTCGAGCAGCGCGCCGCGCTGGCTGCCCTCGCGGACTTCGAGGCGCACGGTGTCCGGCCAGCCCGGCAGGTTTTGCAAGGTGTGCAAAGCCAGACGCCGGCTATCGGCGGTGGCGATATTTTCACTGCGCAGCCCCGCGTAAGCGCGAGTCTGGCGTCCCTGTTGCTGAAACCAGCGCGCCTCCTCCAGCAGACGCAGG of the Pseudomonas sp. Seg1 genome contains:
- a CDS encoding NEL-type E3 ubiquitin ligase domain-containing protein — encoded protein: MTVIPSIAPTVRPAATQSLHGDFLEQSIPQWLTDASTQRRQAFKDIHTTLPPWYRNAAPDQREALNVSFVASLEAQNRLDQSMATFQDVEAFARPLLIKALKDRFQLQVDVDKILLCLRRPLEISIFEIELSSFEVLKLSMLDAALHNFEDYECKPGAYHKTSGFVKQTATTDTYEAVPVNLSVSQFLTLCRSLDIGKQYQAYLKGFFYPAATTAPTALREPFIASQKAALRAAAELALLKKDIEPADYTMIVSVINGERHPWMGRKQVWFEDLGLMRKRMTGCVAFSICEKYRYSDEVILYVPNDPEHPLKRYSGAQMKQEFKSLFTAGSAAVTGAEPTPYQRFFSQFVPYDQRPYYFSQFTQKAADSPSDPWRSPWRTIVNAFTHTAAFTHIRELPPERPAKLAPAADPYLAPSTLTRKGRGIWAENEDLWEYLYQQHCAKVLADARSHAVPTQEVDAKAREAKLAHLMEVGLLGLNLVSMFVPVLGEVMMVVMAGQLLYETLEGAVEWGEGDRRAAKDHLVDVAENLVQIALMAGVGAGVRKFQAAEAPAVLEDLRPVTLPNGKTRLWKPDLRAYASPVALEASGGPNLSGQHRVDGTTYMRQGGQAYQQFFDESLGKWRIRHPSDPDAYQPLLEHNGRGAWRHTLERPLQWDRLTLLRRMGHAAEEFSDAQLLKVADISGVSDNALRKMHLDNAPPPPELQDAMRLFRADADSARVIAQLRGSQAVDSLYLYALPLVTEMPRWPASRVLQVFDGDRLTGESLTYGASPKIRGAVVRAPIRVSRADILRGDLTARILAQLDEPEIIRLLGEGGARLRYARAEEFSQQIADYARTRQPAIFDSIYRGTSPADARVRLLRRTCPGLGDAAAEEILAHARPEEIERLNANRGVPLRLLEEARWFQQQGRQTRAYAGLRSENIATADSRRLALHTLQNLPGWPDTVRLEVREGSQRGALLDSVGSESAHDKKYLVKKGQRFQAFDERGEALNSQPDAGDNFYVSIMHALPDDARRSLAVPEVSQSAELRRRIIEHAVQHRTEAVTLLEPQAAWFKPPTRINERLLGYYASGRGPGLNPHLTVRVRDVYPQLTDQQANGFVLRQLQAGKTDKDIFNLLQHRQRDWDGLNAALDRWLGPAPEQPLRDAPARSDAQATYERKTLTAQALKACWRQAPLAAELPGADRLVISSLEPLPGLTTDFSHIRELSVGGRGLTDANADDFLARFPDVEKLSLGERGNFLDTYTAGAQPLTTVPHSLSAMRSLKNLRFRSHAFKLAADFPTRLQGLTSLETLHIECEGVDPAAMHNLDLAPLTQLKSLTIDAPAMTQWPAFAQHLPQLERLDLANTSINVIPQALYSGHEKLWAGLSLDWSKFTHEAFKPAYEYVRNYAGPLGHLVDLPLMVRGFCYGELAFLTGEPGVINPLPERILTLWDTPATRLAAVEALRAEHAGIFRQFYEPGTSAELRTARRALRWTEEPNASVLRALEINWRAVVRARYGLNEKVTLFELPASGAQMSQLLGYEKISELPPLPAGIFADVTTLRLGWLDAPVEQVRGFIRAFGGTQTLEISGNGLSELPIGPGDLPQLSRLDISYNSVVVTPHVQSQFSRMSSLEYLNASQNPLTALDVSALTKLKALNLRATELEAWPAGAEHLPQLDWADLRDNAIESLPPAVLADDEALLKTSLTGNAFSPEGQAALNAAQQRVENVRGLPVGALQRFALEPVPADFPPGETARSIVEYLLPLPRRANTGTQASGFAERLQNLNPVISPAEAEQCISRLRSAGMSDDQISNRLGEWQQTNESLTRQLNGWIFTRETRSPHAVVSADGRGFAALSIRECWQDGVTALTPDAGQELSLMGPRTGDLPSLTAEFDHVRTLNLTGSRITAQGSNGFLQAFPQLSTLVLNGNELSALPQAVLSMSRLQRLELNGNQFADAQSLYRLPGRDQLRWLDVGHNHLNQFDARTFNRLETLNLAYNGLVRWPEGTLEAPNLRTLNLSGNDFRVIPDRLLDGTHEPLVGGTQLADTYQLSLMSLEQMRNYSAAHGDVAVMGISRQELDLRISAIISDSDSDFDSDIDSPGDSDSDGDDTHANVQPIETLLNPSFEVSDSALQPWLVDTRAEVRSGRTSLWVQLAQEDDRQAFFHLLSTLRDTSDFRLSRADLTHRVWRVIQAATENTELRQLLFINAETHGACSDGRILSFSELESRVYEYNALRDIPRQRPEQRGRALLDLSRRLFRLGRVDRLAERAGRGQDRAEVRLEYRIGMTSGWPDGLELPGQPEHMMFGRPIRGQQLARARASVLADEASDVFIEDLISRDYWERYLRERHPDAFDAVERNASKRQDEVEDAHPDRTEGPALEQYTKALHELEVELASARTANLMELSRAEMQALASIGDAVPPTPPSPQPGPSHRQ